In Malus sylvestris chromosome 15, drMalSylv7.2, whole genome shotgun sequence, a single genomic region encodes these proteins:
- the LOC126604119 gene encoding uncharacterized protein LOC126604119 isoform X2, whose protein sequence is MALGEGVVFDAIPIVRSEFTADHLKNNLLDNEKQVEALRQSCNIPRSVGIRLVHDEEWPSEPPQGHVMFYTQILLTLGVRLPLHPWLQKMLSLIGYAPGQLNPGFWDTLIGFYIIWMECGLCEPSFHQWRYCYKMRPAKSCTGYAECACRSERERIVYGKKKAYYTWKNRWCFLYNDWEYDKGVTPERRVLTHFQTVVTRGTIQLFGQELSDIEKVLRVPKEDRHLSKLRPLFRRYGFQPLVSESQGRSMEKVSKKTGTSTHKRKAPVLVPSEDILPHKKIHKFRGEPSVRPKSQDGVLKGPAFRKTGVKAVDNAAAVVAGEGSRLLPHPLTMEHTVQESDPGSHHEGKGKERAGSVPWKDLRVATRPKDFGDINNCLAGRRFAFDELGEPLAKDESDCDRMLKLSSYVMAEYHDRLQEVERYKAKLKENKQLVDEARRNKGLLTQALQLKDETMESLKRRNGENLRLKKLFEATKKQLEVATVEVSKVMGELDGALVEISELEKSIPTEREAAVQEYLSSSTFHLAIKPYCAQEARFEKRKWMAVLDRYDDGSILRKYHEDIDEHHRKGETFVLAVDPSSEDESDNEGSADAQTQHGEEDLGDAEDDGRTRSDTARGSASDENE, encoded by the exons atggcgttgggtgagggggttgtttttgatgccatacccatagttcgctctgagttcacagcagaccatctaaagaataacttgttagataatgagaagcaggttgaggcgctaaggcagtcatgtaatatccctcgtagtgtagggatacgtttggtacatgatgaagaatggccttctgagcctccccagggtcatgttatgttctacacccagatattactgactttaggggtgagactacctttacatccgtggttgcaaaagatgttatctttgatcggatatgcacctgggcaactcaatcctggtttctgggatactttgattggattttatatcatttggatggagtgtgggttgtgtgagccttccttccatcagtggcgttactgttacaagatgcgcccagcaaaatcatgcactggttatgccgagtgtgcatgtcggagtgagagagagcgtattgtgtatggtaagaaaaaggcatactacacatggaaaaaccgttggtgctttctgtataatgattgggagtatgataagggtgtcacgcctgagcgacgtgtgcttactcacttccagactgtag tgacgcggggcaccatccaactgtttgggcaggagctatctgacatagagaaggtgttgagggtgcccaaagaggatagacacttaagcaagctacgacccttatttcgtcggtacggtttccaacccttagtttccgagagccagggacgatcga tggagaaggtaagcaagaaaacagggactagcacccataaaaggaaagcaccagtgttagttccttcagaagacatcctaccgcataagaaaattcataagttccgAGGGGAACCATCTGTTAGACCTAAGTCCCAAGATGGGGTCCTTAAGGGGCCTGCCTTTAGGAAGACTGGAGTCAAGGCCGTTGATAATGCTGCTGCCGTAGTTGCAGGAGAAGGGAGCCGACTGTTGCCTCATCCTCTTACTATGGAGCACACTGTCCAGGAAAGTGATCCTGGTTCCCACCATGAggggaaaggcaaggaaagagctggcagtgtcccgtggaaggacttgagggttgccacgcggccaaaggattttggggatatcaacaattgcttggcagggcgtcgattcgccttcgatgagctcggagagcccttagctaaggatgaatcagattgcgaccggatgttgaagctgtcttcatat gtcatggccgagtatcacgacagactgcaagaggttgagcggtacaaggcaaaactgaaggagaataagcagcttgtggacgaggcccggaggaataagggacttttgactcaggctctccaactgaaggacgaaaccatggagagcttgaaaaggcgaaatggtgagaacctaaggcttaagaaattgtttgaggcaactaaaaaaCAGTTGGAGGTGGCTACCGTGGAAGTATCCAAGGTTATgggagaattggatggtgccttagttgagatttctgaactggagaagagcattccaactgaaagggaggctgctgtgcaagaatacttaagttcttcgacctttcatcttgctattaaaccctactgtgctcaagaagctcgctttgaaaaaaggaaatggatggccgtccttgatcgttatgatgatgggagcattcttcgaaaataccacgaagatatagatgagcatcatcgaaagggcgagacatttgtccttgctgttgatcctagcagcgaagatgagtctgataatgaaggtagtgctgatgcacagactcagcatggtgaagaggatcttggggatgcagaggatgatggtaggacgcggagtgatactgccaggggttcggcttcagatgagaatgaatag
- the LOC126604119 gene encoding uncharacterized protein LOC126604119 isoform X1, with protein MALGEGVVFDAIPIVRSEFTADHLKNNLLDNEKQVEALRQSCNIPRSVGIRLVHDEEWPSEPPQGHVMFYTQILLTLGVRLPLHPWLQKMLSLIGYAPGQLNPGFWDTLIGFYIIWMECGLCEPSFHQWRYCYKMRPAKSCTGYAECACRSERERIVYGKKKAYYTWKNRWCFLYNDWEYDKGVTPERRVLTHFQTVGCNVSTVRTICYLLWSFLASNTLLHVVTRGTIQLFGQELSDIEKVLRVPKEDRHLSKLRPLFRRYGFQPLVSESQGRSMEKVSKKTGTSTHKRKAPVLVPSEDILPHKKIHKFRGEPSVRPKSQDGVLKGPAFRKTGVKAVDNAAAVVAGEGSRLLPHPLTMEHTVQESDPGSHHEGKGKERAGSVPWKDLRVATRPKDFGDINNCLAGRRFAFDELGEPLAKDESDCDRMLKLSSYVMAEYHDRLQEVERYKAKLKENKQLVDEARRNKGLLTQALQLKDETMESLKRRNGENLRLKKLFEATKKQLEVATVEVSKVMGELDGALVEISELEKSIPTEREAAVQEYLSSSTFHLAIKPYCAQEARFEKRKWMAVLDRYDDGSILRKYHEDIDEHHRKGETFVLAVDPSSEDESDNEGSADAQTQHGEEDLGDAEDDGRTRSDTARGSASDENE; from the exons atggcgttgggtgagggggttgtttttgatgccatacccatagttcgctctgagttcacagcagaccatctaaagaataacttgttagataatgagaagcaggttgaggcgctaaggcagtcatgtaatatccctcgtagtgtagggatacgtttggtacatgatgaagaatggccttctgagcctccccagggtcatgttatgttctacacccagatattactgactttaggggtgagactacctttacatccgtggttgcaaaagatgttatctttgatcggatatgcacctgggcaactcaatcctggtttctgggatactttgattggattttatatcatttggatggagtgtgggttgtgtgagccttccttccatcagtggcgttactgttacaagatgcgcccagcaaaatcatgcactggttatgccgagtgtgcatgtcggagtgagagagagcgtattgtgtatggtaagaaaaaggcatactacacatggaaaaaccgttggtgctttctgtataatgattgggagtatgataagggtgtcacgcctgagcgacgtgtgcttactcacttccagactgtaggttgtaacgtatcaaccgttcgtactatttgctatttgttgtggtcttttcttgcgtctaacactttgcttcatgtagtgacgcggggcaccatccaactgtttgggcaggagctatctgacatagagaaggtgttgagggtgcccaaagaggatagacacttaagcaagctacgacccttatttcgtcggtacggtttccaacccttagtttccgagagccagggacgatcga tggagaaggtaagcaagaaaacagggactagcacccataaaaggaaagcaccagtgttagttccttcagaagacatcctaccgcataagaaaattcataagttccgAGGGGAACCATCTGTTAGACCTAAGTCCCAAGATGGGGTCCTTAAGGGGCCTGCCTTTAGGAAGACTGGAGTCAAGGCCGTTGATAATGCTGCTGCCGTAGTTGCAGGAGAAGGGAGCCGACTGTTGCCTCATCCTCTTACTATGGAGCACACTGTCCAGGAAAGTGATCCTGGTTCCCACCATGAggggaaaggcaaggaaagagctggcagtgtcccgtggaaggacttgagggttgccacgcggccaaaggattttggggatatcaacaattgcttggcagggcgtcgattcgccttcgatgagctcggagagcccttagctaaggatgaatcagattgcgaccggatgttgaagctgtcttcatat gtcatggccgagtatcacgacagactgcaagaggttgagcggtacaaggcaaaactgaaggagaataagcagcttgtggacgaggcccggaggaataagggacttttgactcaggctctccaactgaaggacgaaaccatggagagcttgaaaaggcgaaatggtgagaacctaaggcttaagaaattgtttgaggcaactaaaaaaCAGTTGGAGGTGGCTACCGTGGAAGTATCCAAGGTTATgggagaattggatggtgccttagttgagatttctgaactggagaagagcattccaactgaaagggaggctgctgtgcaagaatacttaagttcttcgacctttcatcttgctattaaaccctactgtgctcaagaagctcgctttgaaaaaaggaaatggatggccgtccttgatcgttatgatgatgggagcattcttcgaaaataccacgaagatatagatgagcatcatcgaaagggcgagacatttgtccttgctgttgatcctagcagcgaagatgagtctgataatgaaggtagtgctgatgcacagactcagcatggtgaagaggatcttggggatgcagaggatgatggtaggacgcggagtgatactgccaggggttcggcttcagatgagaatgaatag
- the LOC126604121 gene encoding patatin-like protein 2, protein MPSFSQMERARSFLQSPTYGNLVTVLSIDGGGIRGIIPGTILSFLESELQKLDGEDARLADYFDVITGTSTGGLVTAMLTTPDENNRPLFSAKDINAFYLEHCPKIFPQDSAPLIGEAVDMVKNLTGPKYDGKYLHNIVKEKLGDKRLNDTLTNVIIPTFDIKRLQPTIFSSYEAKKKSCVDALLSDICIATSAAPTYLPAHHFETKTSTGETREFHLIDGGVAANNPALVAINEVTTEIHQGNSDFNFSMRPTEYGRFLVVSLGTGSAKCEEKYHANDVAKWGLLAWLTSGGSCPLIDVFTQASSDMVDFHLATVFQALNCEKSYLRIQDDTLEKTVSSVDIATKENLDNLVKVGEKLLKKPVSRVNMDTGALEPAHQSTNEEALVRIARILSRERKVRETQSPHGKAVTSKPN, encoded by the exons ATGCCTTCGTTTTCTCAAATGGAAAGAGCAAGATCATTTCTTCAGTCTCCCACTTATGGAAACCTCGTCACTGTTCTTAGCATCGATGGAGGTGGTATCCGAGGGATTATCCCCGGAACTATACTCAGCTTCCTAGAGTCTGAGCTTcag AAGCTGGATGGTGAAGATGCAAGGCTGGCAGATTACTTTGATGTAATTACAGGGACTAGCACAGGTGGACTTGTGACTGCCATGCTTACTACCCCAGATGAAAATAATCGTCCCTTGTTTTCTGCTAAAGATATTAACGCTTTCTACCTCGAACACTGCCCGAAAATCTTCCCCCAGGACAG cgCTCCACTAATTGGTGAAGCCGTGGATATGGTTAAAAATTTGACGGGACCAAAATATGATGGGAAATATTTACATAATatagtgaaggaaaaattaggAGACAAACGATTGAACGACACATTGACTAACGTTATAATCCCAACTTTTGATATAAAGCGGCTCCAACCAACCATCTTTTCCAGCTATGAG GCCAAGAAGAAGAGTTGCGTAGATGCTTTACTCTCGGACATATGTATTGCAACTTCAGCAGCACCAACCTACCTTCCAGCACATCATTTTGAAACCAAAACTTCCACTGGTGAAACAAGAGAGTTCCATCTCATTGATGGCGGTGTCGCTGCTAATAACCCG GCCTTGGTTGCCATAAACGAAGTCACGACGGAAATCCACCAGGGAAATTCCGACTTCAACTTTTCCATGAGACCAACTGAGTATGGTCGGTTCTTAGTTGTGTCGTTGGGTACTGGTTCTGCAAAATGTGAGGAGAAGTACCATGCCAATGACGTAGCTAAATGGGGTCTTTTGGCATGGTTGACAAGCGGAGGTTCTTGTCCACTCATCGATGTATTTACCCAAGCCAGTAGTGACATGGTTGATTTTCACCTTGCCACTGTTTTCCAAGCTCTTAACTGTGAGAAAAGTTATCTTCGAATCCAG GATGATACATTGGAAAAGACAGTGTCTTCAGTAGACATTGCTACGAAGGAAAACTTGGATAATCTTGTGAAAGTTGGAGAGAAATTGCTGAAAAAGCCTGTTTCAAGGGTGAATATGGATACCGGTGCCCTTGAACCTGCCCATCAATCTACAAATGAAGAGGCTCTCGTAag GATTGCTAGAATTCTGTCTCGGGAGAGGAAGGTCCGTGAAACGCAATCACCACATGGAAAGGCCGTAACCAGCAAGCCCAACTGA